One region of Pogoniulus pusillus isolate bPogPus1 chromosome 19, bPogPus1.pri, whole genome shotgun sequence genomic DNA includes:
- the F8A1 gene encoding 40-kDa huntingtin-associated protein, whose product MLAAAGGSGSGAAGGAGPGVGGDGDFLSRYRLVSAKLRRRFLRKPNVAEAAEQFAALARELRAQESLPYAAWCQLAVARCAQSLFHGPAEAAALAEAARLFLRQERDLRQRLGLRGGFGEHVAAAQSCGAFAARLHLERGQPAMAAGLCLELAAALRDTGQPARAAAPLQRAAELLTAARLPLEALRCLAERASCLLLGRDYAGALAALTRAQALAGAGLGAGGVPCGACLDLLARCEVSRVLLLLLLQPPPAKLLPEHARTLEQYCWEASEDSPGPGLGGGPGASGGLPPAASYLPAELFLLLQSAVLACQEKDAEALKALQAELWPLLTAEQNHLLHLVLQEMLSPAGQGL is encoded by the coding sequence ATGCTGGCGGCTGCGGGCGGCTCGGGCTCCGGCGCGGCGGGTGGCGCCGGGCCGGGCGTCGGTGGGGACGGGGACTTCCTATCGCGGTACCGGCTGGTGTCGGCTAAACTGCGGAGGCGGTTCTTGCGGAAGCCGAACGTTGCCGAGGCGGCAGAGCAGTTCGCGGCGCTGGCGCGGGAGCTGCGTGCCCAGGAGAGCCTGCCTTACGCGGCATGGTGCCAGCTAGCCGTAGCGCGTTGCGCCCAGAGCCTTTTCCACGGGCCCGCCGAGGCGGCCGCTCTGGCCGAGGCGGCACGGCTCTTCCTGCGGCAGGAGCGGGACCTGCGGCAGCGCCTAGGGCTGCGTGGCGGCTTCGGCGAACATGTTGCAGCGGCGCAGAGCTGCGGGGCCTTCGCGGCCCGCTTGCACCTGGAACGGGGGCAGCCGGCGATGGcggctgggctgtgcctggagctggcGGCGGCGCTGCGCGACACGGGACAGCCTGCCCGCGCCGCCGCTCCTCTGCAGCGGGCGGCCGAGCTGCTGACGGCGGCGCGGCTTCCCTTGGAGGCCCTGCGTTGCTTGGCTGAACGCGCCTCTTGTTTGCTCTTGGGCCGCGACTACGCCGGCGCGCTGGCGGCGCTGACGCGGGCACAGGCCCTGGCCGGAGCCGGCCTGGGTGCTGGCGGTGTACCCTGTGGTGCGTGCCTGGACTTGCTGGCACGCTGCGAGGTGTCTCGGGTGCTGCTACTGCTCctcttgcagcctcctcccgCAAAACTTCTGCCCGAACACGCCCGGACGCTGGAACAGTACTGCTGGGAGGCGTCCGAAGACAGCCCGGGGCCAGGGCTTGGCGGTGGTCCCGGGGCCAGCGGAGGGCTGCCACCGGCAGCGAGCTATCTACCGGCCGAGCTTTTCCTGTTGCTGCAGTCGGCCGTGCTGGCGTGCCAGGAGAAGGACGCGGAGGCGCTGAAGGCCCTGCAGGCCGAGCTGTGGCCGCTGCTGACCGCCGAACAGAACCATCTGCTGCATCTGgtgctgcaggagatgctgaGCCCCGCCGGGCAGGGACTCTGA
- the MPP1 gene encoding 55 kDa erythrocyte membrane protein, with protein MCQLCGAACLPPAASGTLPCAPSWALPGTDSAGRAPLVRSSREAALPAGSAPALPRPLGSARRRAARPPAGLSPLPPGRSVRAAAALLEPGLCGTGGSGPLCWSQRNRLQLLAAAVERRRRGGSMTLKSGRSASAGSMRTALSDLYLEHLLQNRAKPEAITQSQNAVTEDIYTNGSATAGSPSHGSGREMRKIRLIQFEKVTEEPMGITLKLNDKQSCMVARIFHGGMIHRQGSLHVGDEIIEINGQSVSNHSVDQLQKMLKETKGMVSIKVIPNQQSRLPALQMFMRAQFDYDPKKDNLIPCKEAGLKFQIGDVIQIINKDDSNWWQGRVEGSCTESAGLIPSPELQEWRVASVTQPTQSESPSCSPFGKKKKCKDKYLAKHSSIFDQLDVVSYEEVVRLPAFKRKTLVLIGASGVGRSHIKNALLSNNPDKFMYPPPYTTRPQKKNEVDGKDYYFVSTEEMTRDILANEFLEFGSYQGNMFGTKFETVHKIHQQDKVAILDIEPQTLKIIRTAELSPFIVFIAPTDKAEQSEALEQLQKDSESIRSRYAHYFDLSLVNNGVEESLQLLQEAFEQACSSPQWVPISWVY; from the exons ATGTGCCAGCTGTGCGGGGCCgcctgccttcctcctgccGCTTCCGGGACCCTGCCCTGCGCCCCTTCCTGGGCGCTACCGGGCACCGACAGCGCCGGCAGAGCTCCACTCGTCCGCAGCTCCCGTGAGGCGGCGCTGCCCGCAGGGTCGGCCCCGGCCCTCCCCCGGCCTCTCGGCTCCGCCCGGCGCCGCGCTGCCCGCCCGCCTGCAGGCCTCTCCCCGCTGCCACCCGGGCGGAGCGTGCGGGCCGCCGCGGCGCTGCTGGAGCCGGGGCTGTGCGGCACAGGCGGGTCCGGGCCGCTCTGCTGGAGCCAGCGCAAccggctgcagctgctggcggcggcggtggagcggcggcggcggggcggcaGCATGACCCTCAAGTCGGGGCGCAGCGCTAGCGCCGGCAGCATGCGGACGGCGCTCTCCGACCTCTACCTGGAGCACCTACTGCAGAACCGGGCCAAGCCCGAG GCCATCACTCAGTCCCAGAATGCCGTGACTGAGGACATTTACACCAACGGCTCAGCGACTGCAGGCAGCCCCTCCCATGGCAGTGGCCGCGAGATGCGCAAGATTCGCCTCATCCAGTTTgagaaggtcacagaggagcCCATG GGAATCACGCTGAAGCTCAACGACAAGCAGAGCTGCATGGTAGCCAGGATCTTCCACGGGGGCATGATTCACAGACAAG GCTCCCTTCATGTGGGTGATGAAATCATAGAGATCAATGGGCAGAGTGTGAGCAACCACTCAGTTGACCAGCTGCAGAAGATGCTG AAAGAAACCAAGGGGATGGTCTCAATAAAAGTCATTCCCAACCAGCAAAGTCGCCTCCCTGCACTCCAG ATGTTCATGAGAGCACAGTTTGACTACGACCCCAAAAAAGACAACCTGATCCCCTGCAAGGAAGCAGGGCTGAAGTTCCAGATCGGCGACGTTATTCAGATCATAAACAAGGACGACAGCAACTGGTGGCAGGGCCGTGTGGAGGGCTCCTGCACCGAGTCAGCAGGGCTCATCccttctccagagctgcaggagtg GCGTGTGGCGAGCGTCACCCAGCCCACTCAGAGCGagtctcccagctgcagcccctttgggaagaagaagaagtgcAAAGATAAATACTTGGCCAAGCACAGCTCAA TTTTtgaccagctggatgtggtttCGTATGAAGAGGTGGTGAGGCTGCCTGCCTTCAAGAGGAAGACTCTGGTGCTCATTG gggcCAGCGGCGTGGGCCGGAGCCACATCAAGAATGCTCTGCTCAGCAACAACCCAGACAAGTTCATGTACCCACCTCCAT ACACCACACGCCCCCAGAAGAAGAACGAGGTGGATGGGAAGGACTACTACTTTGTCTCCACTGAGGAGATGACTCGGGACATCTTGGCCAACGAATTCCTGGAGTTTGGAAGCTACCAGGGAAACATGTTTGGAACCAAGTTTGAAACAGTTCACAAGATCCACCAGCAGGATAAAGTTGCCATTTTGGACATTGAGCCCCAG ACGCTGAAGATCATCCGCACAGCCGAGCTCTCCCCCTTCATAGTCTTCATTGCCCCGACAGACAAGGCAGAGCAG TCAGAGGctttggagcagctccagaaggaTTCGGAGAGCATCCGGAGCCGATACGCACACTACTTCGACCTCTCGCTGGTCAACAATGGGGTAGAAGaaagcctccagctgctgcaggaagcctTTGAGCaagcctgcagctctccacagTGGGTGCCCATCTCCTGGGTCtactga
- the DKC1 gene encoding H/ACA ribonucleoprotein complex subunit DKC1, with product MADGDGSSVKKRRKKEKRALLDEDVADIQHTEEFFIKPESRIPQLDTSQWPLLLKNFDKLNVLTAHYTPLPSGANPLKREISDYVRSGFINLDKPSNPSSHEVVAWIRRILRVEKTGHSGTLDPKVTGCLIVCIERATRLVKSQQSAGKEYVGIVRLHNAIESEAQLARAIETLTGALFQRPPLIAAVKRQLRVRTIYESKLVEYDPERRLGIFWVSCEAGTYIRTLCVHLGLLLGVGGQMQELRRVRSGVLGEMDNMVTMHDVLDAQWQYDNHKDDSYLRRVILPLEKLLTSHKRLVMKDSAVNAICYGAKIMLPGVLRYEDGIELNQEIVVITTKGEAICLAVALMTTAVISTCDHGVVAKIKRVIMERDTYPRKWGLGPKASQKKMMIQKGLLDKHGKPNENTPGSWKEEYVDYRDTSKREAAAIPRAVSEPERTPKRKREPESESEEAVTPPSPATPPPEELSKKEKKKKKKEKKAKEAAESGGEQTEVTYETSTKKKKKKKKQKEAEESSE from the exons ATGGCGGACGGGGACG GTTCCAGCGTAAAGAAGCGGCGGAAGAAGGAGAAGCGTGCGTTGCTCGATGAGGATGTAGCG GACATTCAGCACACCGAGGAATTTTTTATCAAGCCCGAGTCCCGGATCCCCCAGCTGGATACGTCTCAATGGCCTTTGCTGCTGAAG AACTTCGACAAGTTAAATGTGCTGACAGCACACTACACACCTCTTCCTTCTGGTGCTAATCCCCTGAAGAGGGAGATTTCTGACTATGTTAG GTCTGGCTTTATTAACCTCGACAAACCTTCCAATCCGTCTTCCCACGAGGTGGTTGCTTGGATCCGACGTATCCTCCGAGTCGAGAAGACTGGGCACAGTGGCACTCTGGATCCTAAGGTGACTGGGTGCCTCATTGTGTGCATCGAGAGGGCAACGCGGCTGGtcaagtctcagcagagtgcag GCAAAGAGTATGTGGGAATTGTTCGGCTGCACAATGCAATTGAAAGTGAggctcagcttgccagg GCAATAGAAACTCTGACAGGCGCCCTGTTTCAGCGACCACCTCTCATTGCTGCTGTCAAACGACAACTGAGAGTCAGAACCATCTATGAGAGCAAGCTGGTGGAATATGATCCTGAAAGAAGATTAG GTATATTCTGGGTGAGCTGTGAAGCTGGCACATACATCAGAACACTCTGTGTTCACCTCGGTTTGCTGCTGGGTGTGGGCGGACAGATGCAGGAGCTCCGCAGAGTGCGCTCGGGCGTCCTGGGAGAGATG GACAACATGGTGACCATGCACGATGTACTGGATGCACAGTGGCAGTATGACAACCACAAGGATGACAGCTACCTGCGAAGAGTCATCCTGCCCTTGGAGAAGCTGCTGACCTCACACAAGCGCCTGGTCATGAAGGACAGCGCG GTTAATGCTATTTGCTATGGAGCTAAGATCATGCTGCCTGGTGTCCTGAGGTATGAAGATGGTATTGAGCTTAACCAGGAGATTGTTGTTATCACCACAAAAGGAGAAGCTATCTGCCTAG CTGTTGCCTTGATGACCACAGCAGTCATTTCTACCTGTGACCATGGCGTTGTGGCCAAGATCAAGAGAGTGATCATGGAGAGAGACACCTATCCACGCAAGTGGGGTCTTGGTCCCAAG GCCAGTCAGAAGAAGATGATGATCCAGAAGGGTTTATTGGACAAGCATGGAAAGCCCAATGAGAACACACCAGGTTCCTGGAAGGAGGAGTATGTGGATTACAG GGATACTTCCAAGAGAGAGGCAGCTGCCATTCCTCGAGCTGTTTCAGAGCCAGAGAGGACTCCAAAA AGGAAGCGAGAGCCGGAGAGTGAGAGTGAGGAGGCTGTGACCCCACCTTCCCCTGCTACCCCTCCACCAGAGGAGCTgagcaaaaaggaaaagaaaaaaaagaagaaagagaagaaggccAAAGAGGCAGCTGAGAGTGGGGGAGAGCAAACAGAAGTG ACCTATGAGACCAGCaccaagaaaaagaagaagaagaagaaacaaaaggaagcagaagagagCTCAGAGTAA